One genomic segment of Aquipluma nitroreducens includes these proteins:
- a CDS encoding LacI family DNA-binding transcriptional regulator, with protein sequence MRSNQITIKDIARILGISPSTVSRALKDHPDINTDTKKAVNELASKLKYQPNAVALSLKNSRSNTIGIMIPEIVHYFFSSVISGIEDVASQKGYTVIICQSNEKFAREVSNAKTLLSHRVDGILISISKETNSFDHFVNLQEGGIPLVFFDRIAPGISADLVITDDIDASYNATRHLIETGCKRIAHFAGPQGLVISRDRLQGYLNALTEAGLPIDKRLIIEADTFEKARNTVGHMLDAGNVPDGIFAVNDMTAIGAMQTIQKRGYKIPDQISIVGFSDGYLSGITDPHLSSVDQHGYEMGTTAAEMLFHRILSDEDEYVPEVKVLRADLIVRGSSEKE encoded by the coding sequence ATGCGAAGTAATCAGATCACGATCAAAGATATTGCGCGAATACTAGGGATCTCGCCTTCTACTGTGTCCAGAGCGCTGAAGGATCATCCGGATATTAATACTGATACCAAGAAGGCGGTAAATGAACTTGCCAGCAAGCTGAAATACCAGCCCAATGCTGTGGCTTTAAGCCTGAAAAACAGCCGTAGCAACACTATCGGCATAATGATTCCAGAAATCGTTCATTATTTTTTCTCTTCAGTAATCAGCGGAATTGAAGATGTTGCTTCACAAAAAGGCTATACCGTTATTATTTGTCAGTCGAACGAAAAATTTGCGCGAGAAGTATCCAATGCAAAGACTTTGCTTTCGCACCGTGTTGATGGAATTTTAATCTCTATTTCAAAGGAGACCAATTCGTTCGATCATTTTGTGAATTTGCAGGAAGGTGGAATTCCGTTGGTATTTTTTGATCGTATTGCTCCGGGAATTAGTGCTGATTTGGTTATCACTGACGATATAGATGCTTCATACAATGCCACCCGCCACCTGATTGAAACCGGATGCAAGCGGATTGCGCATTTTGCTGGCCCTCAAGGCCTGGTTATTAGCCGCGACCGACTTCAGGGCTATCTCAATGCGCTAACGGAGGCCGGTTTACCTATTGATAAACGGCTGATTATTGAAGCTGATACATTTGAAAAAGCCCGGAATACAGTTGGACATATGTTGGATGCAGGAAATGTTCCGGATGGAATATTTGCAGTGAACGACATGACGGCTATAGGTGCCATGCAAACAATCCAAAAAAGAGGATATAAAATTCCAGATCAAATTTCGATTGTTGGTTTTAGCGATGGCTATTTGTCCGGAATTACCGATCCGCATCTTTCATCGGTCGACCAACATGGTTACGAAATGGGAACCACTGCGGCCGAAATGCTTTTCCACCGAATATTATCCGATGAAGATGAATATGTTCCTGAAGTTAAAGTTTTAAGAGCCGATTTGATTGTAAGGGGAAGTTCGGAGAAAGAATAA
- a CDS encoding family 65 glycosyl hydrolase domain-containing protein: MKDYIIHNEWKIIEKGFHKEDNRITESLLSIGNGRTGQRANFEEKYTGDTLRGSYVAGVYYPDKTRVGWWKNGYPEYFAKILNATNWIGINVAVDGEELDLNTAKINLFYRDLDMKSGLLTRHFVAELSSGKQIEVHSRRFLSIADQEIGAIRYSVKALNFSGEISFQPYIDGDVVNEDSNYDENFWISIAQKIGCCSGFVCVETKKTAFQVCTGMSFKTKLNKQIIDIEAKGIEKEKYVGAEMKLQVKQGDEVCIEKYAAIVSTLNHSKNKLQEATEKTLRRASDKGFDKLFADQEKAWAKRWETSDIRIEGDVAAQQGIRFNIFQLNQTYLGDDERLNIGPKGFTGEKYGGVTYWDTEAYCLPFTLGTAPQMVSKNLLLYRYKHLQKAIENAEKLGFTDGAALFPMVTINGEECHNEWEITFEEIHRNGAIAYAIYNYINYTGDKEYLAPYGFEMLLALSRFWSQRVNWSDEKKKFVMLGVTGPNEYENNVNNNFHTSYMAVWTLKYTLEAIEFLKKEHPILFEDMVKKHKLKELNETSRWKKIIKDMYFPYDFNRKIYLQQDGFLDKELIPVSQLKPEDRPINQKWSWDRILRSPYIKQADTLQSIYWFEDDFDRESIERHFDFYEPLTVHESSLSCCIHSILAASIGRQEKAYEMYLRTARLDLDDYNNDTCDGLHITSMGGTWMAFVKGFGGMRVKNGKLNFNPFIPDGWNSYSFRLNFRESHLEFIINQSDFRLVNHSKTDIELVVHGKQYHLPAKKELTIKN, translated from the coding sequence ATGAAAGATTACATCATACATAACGAGTGGAAGATCATCGAAAAGGGATTTCACAAGGAGGATAACCGCATTACCGAAAGTTTGCTCAGCATTGGCAACGGTAGAACCGGGCAGCGGGCAAACTTTGAAGAGAAATATACCGGTGACACCCTTCGCGGAAGCTATGTTGCCGGTGTTTATTATCCCGACAAAACCCGTGTAGGTTGGTGGAAAAATGGCTATCCCGAATACTTTGCCAAAATACTGAATGCCACCAACTGGATTGGAATTAATGTCGCGGTTGATGGAGAAGAACTGGATTTAAACACGGCAAAAATCAACTTGTTTTATCGCGATCTCGATATGAAATCGGGTTTACTGACTCGTCATTTTGTTGCAGAATTATCGTCAGGGAAACAGATTGAGGTGCATTCCCGTCGATTTTTAAGTATTGCCGATCAGGAAATTGGTGCTATCCGATATTCGGTAAAAGCGCTTAATTTTTCAGGAGAAATTTCTTTTCAGCCTTACATCGATGGTGATGTGGTGAACGAAGATTCGAACTACGATGAAAATTTCTGGATCAGCATTGCGCAGAAAATTGGATGTTGCTCCGGATTCGTTTGTGTGGAAACCAAAAAGACTGCTTTTCAGGTTTGTACCGGAATGAGTTTCAAAACAAAACTGAATAAACAAATCATTGATATTGAAGCGAAAGGAATTGAAAAAGAAAAGTATGTTGGTGCTGAAATGAAGCTTCAGGTAAAACAGGGCGATGAGGTTTGCATCGAAAAGTATGCTGCCATTGTTTCAACACTCAACCACTCCAAAAATAAACTTCAGGAAGCCACTGAAAAAACGCTTAGAAGAGCTTCCGACAAGGGATTTGACAAGCTTTTTGCCGATCAGGAAAAGGCCTGGGCCAAACGTTGGGAAACAAGCGACATTCGTATTGAAGGCGATGTGGCCGCGCAACAGGGAATCCGATTTAATATTTTCCAACTGAACCAAACCTATTTGGGTGACGACGAACGCCTGAACATTGGACCCAAAGGTTTTACCGGCGAAAAATATGGCGGCGTAACTTATTGGGACACCGAAGCCTATTGCTTGCCTTTTACTCTTGGAACAGCGCCGCAGATGGTCTCGAAAAACCTGTTGTTGTATCGTTACAAGCATCTACAAAAAGCCATCGAAAATGCCGAAAAGCTTGGTTTTACCGACGGTGCAGCCCTGTTTCCGATGGTAACCATCAACGGTGAAGAATGTCACAACGAATGGGAAATTACTTTCGAGGAAATTCACCGCAACGGGGCAATTGCCTACGCCATATACAATTACATCAATTATACCGGCGACAAAGAATACCTGGCGCCCTATGGTTTTGAGATGCTGCTTGCTCTGTCGCGTTTCTGGAGCCAGCGCGTAAATTGGTCGGATGAAAAGAAAAAATTTGTCATGTTGGGCGTCACCGGTCCCAACGAATACGAGAACAATGTGAACAACAACTTCCACACCAGCTACATGGCAGTGTGGACCTTAAAATATACGCTCGAAGCTATTGAATTCCTGAAGAAAGAACATCCGATCTTGTTCGAGGATATGGTGAAAAAGCATAAGCTGAAAGAGTTGAACGAAACTTCGCGGTGGAAGAAAATTATTAAGGATATGTATTTTCCTTACGATTTCAACCGAAAAATTTATTTGCAACAAGATGGCTTTCTCGACAAGGAACTGATTCCGGTCAGTCAGCTGAAACCCGAAGACCGTCCAATCAATCAAAAGTGGTCTTGGGATCGCATCTTGCGTTCGCCGTACATCAAACAGGCCGATACTTTGCAAAGTATTTATTGGTTCGAAGACGACTTTGATCGCGAGAGCATCGAACGCCATTTCGATTTCTATGAACCGCTGACAGTGCACGAATCATCGCTTTCGTGCTGCATCCATTCCATTCTGGCTGCGTCTATTGGCCGTCAGGAAAAGGCGTACGAAATGTATTTGCGTACTGCACGCCTCGATTTGGACGATTACAATAATGACACTTGCGATGGACTTCACATCACCAGTATGGGCGGAACCTGGATGGCGTTTGTTAAGGGCTTTGGCGGAATGCGAGTGAAGAATGGAAAGCTAAACTTCAATCCGTTCATTCCTGATGGCTGGAATTCATATTCTTTCCGCCTGAATTTCAGGGAATCGCATCTGGAGTTTATTATTAATCAATCAGATTTCCGCCTGGTCAACCATTCCAAAACAGATATCGAACTGGTTGTTCATGGAAAACAGTACCATTTGCCTGCAAAAAAGGAGTTGACAATCAAGAATTGA
- a CDS encoding glycoside hydrolase family 13 protein: MRKLYLFIISIAFSISTFALNVDRVEPMFWWVGMKNPNLQLLIHGNNVSQYQVSIKYPGVKVNKVNKVENPNYLFIDLVIDSKSAKAGKFTIDLLQNGKTEGTYTYELKNRKPGSAIRQGFSSSDVVYLLMPDRFANGDPANDNVDSQPEKANRTIDYGRHGGDIKGITDHLDYIKQLGATAIWSTPLLENNFDKYTYHGYAISDFYQIDPRYGSNDDYARLVDAAHQKGLKIIMDMVSNHGGIGAWWMKDLPMADWIHQWPTFTRSNHKAITTKDIHAAQCDLKLDQEGWFDTTMPDMNQNNPYFWTYYIQNNIWWIEFAGLDGIRMDTYPYNDRDAMAKWAKAITNEYPKFNITGETWLHSSEDIAFWQKDAVNSLHYNSQLPTPMDFVMNDALAVCFNEQGNGWNEQGMSRLYNDISKDYLFANPNNLLIFAENHDTQRYNNTLKGDLAKYKMAMSFLMTTRGIPQIYYGTEIGMTGDKNKGDGDIRRDFPGGWAGDSINAFIPQARTSFQNSYYDFTAKLLNWRKNKEVIHSGKLIHYVPENDMYVYFRYNDKEKVMVVLNNNESAQTLKTDRFSEMMENYTSGKEVISGKTYTDLKNLDVPAKSAMIIELK; this comes from the coding sequence ATGAGAAAGCTATATCTATTCATTATCAGTATTGCATTCAGCATTTCAACTTTTGCGTTGAATGTTGATCGTGTTGAACCTATGTTTTGGTGGGTTGGTATGAAAAATCCTAATTTACAATTGCTTATTCACGGAAATAATGTTTCTCAATACCAGGTTTCGATCAAATATCCGGGAGTAAAAGTGAATAAAGTGAACAAGGTTGAAAATCCCAACTATCTTTTTATCGACTTGGTTATTGATTCAAAATCGGCCAAAGCCGGAAAGTTTACGATCGACCTGCTGCAAAACGGCAAAACAGAAGGTACATATACCTACGAACTGAAAAACCGCAAACCAGGATCGGCGATCCGGCAGGGGTTTTCTTCGTCTGATGTGGTTTACCTGTTGATGCCCGACCGCTTTGCCAATGGTGATCCAGCAAACGACAATGTCGATTCCCAACCGGAAAAGGCAAACCGTACCATCGATTATGGACGGCATGGAGGCGACATTAAAGGCATCACCGATCACCTCGATTACATTAAACAACTAGGGGCTACGGCTATCTGGAGTACTCCGCTGCTGGAAAACAATTTCGATAAATACACCTACCACGGATATGCCATCAGCGATTTTTATCAAATCGACCCACGCTATGGCAGCAACGACGACTATGCCCGGCTGGTAGATGCAGCCCATCAAAAAGGATTGAAAATCATTATGGATATGGTCTCCAATCACGGGGGAATAGGGGCCTGGTGGATGAAAGACCTGCCCATGGCCGACTGGATACATCAGTGGCCAACGTTTACCCGCAGCAACCATAAAGCGATCACTACCAAAGATATTCATGCCGCCCAATGCGATTTGAAGTTAGATCAGGAAGGTTGGTTTGACACAACGATGCCCGACATGAATCAAAACAATCCGTATTTTTGGACCTATTACATTCAAAATAACATCTGGTGGATCGAATTTGCCGGTTTGGACGGAATCCGGATGGACACTTATCCCTACAACGACCGCGATGCCATGGCAAAATGGGCAAAAGCCATTACGAACGAATACCCTAAATTCAACATTACTGGCGAAACCTGGCTGCACAGTTCCGAAGACATTGCTTTTTGGCAAAAAGACGCCGTTAATTCACTGCATTATAATTCCCAACTGCCTACCCCGATGGACTTTGTAATGAACGATGCCTTGGCAGTTTGTTTCAACGAACAAGGAAATGGTTGGAACGAGCAGGGGATGAGCCGACTTTATAATGATATTTCGAAAGATTACTTGTTTGCCAACCCGAATAACCTGTTGATTTTTGCCGAGAACCACGATACACAACGGTACAACAATACCTTAAAAGGCGACCTTGCCAAATATAAAATGGCTATGTCGTTTCTGATGACAACCAGGGGAATTCCCCAAATTTACTACGGTACTGAAATCGGGATGACAGGCGACAAGAACAAAGGTGATGGAGATATTCGTCGCGATTTTCCGGGCGGATGGGCTGGCGACAGCATCAATGCCTTCATCCCTCAGGCACGCACTTCGTTTCAAAACAGTTACTACGATTTTACAGCTAAACTGCTCAATTGGAGGAAAAACAAGGAAGTGATTCATTCGGGAAAGTTGATTCATTACGTTCCTGAAAATGATATGTATGTTTATTTCAGGTACAACGACAAGGAAAAAGTAATGGTAGTACTGAATAACAACGAAAGCGCTCAAACGCTTAAAACAGATCGTTTTTCCGAGATGATGGAAAATTATACTTCAGGGAAAGAGGTTATTTCAGGGAAAACTTATACAGACCTGAAAAACCTGGATGTACCGGCAAAATCGGCTATGATTATTGAATTGAAATAG
- a CDS encoding universal stress protein produces the protein MDNKLITLASLPHSQAEILRSLLESEDINCFLEDAMDTGVRVRIQEIDAQQAFPILERMLGKVIADFKKRENYVLIPVDFSDYSIKAAMVGFDIAEKLESKMVLYHSSPRPEFLTIPYSDVIVYDSALFLNYEMTEKETNQKFEKFLNKLTATIDAARWKKAKPEYIVKIGEADDDILSYIQIHPPRMVVMGIRGEDAKSADLIGTTTAGVIFNTKVPVLAIPEKTPDNWLSHFKTVVYATNFESHDFIAMDRLIKLVKPFGCKIICMHVNQGNDGKLDEAMLEGMREALCEKYPYAVFDCQLVHHKNLPEAIDQFIQDNGVDALALTTHRRNILTRLFNPSIAHKLLLHTKTPVLVFHA, from the coding sequence ATGGACAATAAACTGATTACCCTTGCTTCACTACCTCACTCACAGGCTGAGATATTACGTTCTCTGTTGGAGTCGGAAGACATTAATTGTTTTCTTGAAGATGCCATGGATACCGGGGTTCGGGTTCGAATTCAGGAGATAGATGCACAACAGGCTTTCCCCATTCTTGAAAGGATGTTGGGAAAAGTTATAGCGGATTTTAAAAAGCGTGAAAACTATGTTTTGATTCCCGTTGATTTTTCAGATTATTCGATAAAAGCGGCTATGGTTGGTTTCGATATTGCTGAAAAGCTCGAATCGAAAATGGTACTTTACCATTCAAGTCCCCGCCCAGAGTTTTTAACGATACCTTATTCAGATGTTATTGTGTACGATTCGGCATTGTTCCTGAATTATGAGATGACAGAAAAAGAAACCAATCAGAAATTTGAAAAGTTCCTAAATAAACTGACAGCGACTATTGACGCAGCACGCTGGAAAAAAGCGAAACCCGAGTACATTGTGAAAATAGGCGAAGCCGATGATGATATTTTGTCCTACATTCAGATTCATCCACCAAGAATGGTGGTTATGGGTATCCGGGGCGAAGACGCCAAATCAGCTGATCTGATTGGTACAACAACTGCCGGAGTTATTTTTAATACCAAGGTTCCGGTTTTGGCCATTCCTGAAAAGACTCCGGACAACTGGTTGAGTCATTTCAAAACGGTTGTTTATGCAACCAACTTTGAGTCGCACGATTTCATTGCGATGGATCGGCTCATCAAATTGGTGAAACCTTTTGGATGCAAAATTATCTGCATGCATGTTAATCAAGGAAATGATGGTAAATTAGACGAGGCCATGCTTGAAGGAATGCGCGAAGCATTGTGTGAAAAGTACCCATATGCAGTTTTCGATTGCCAATTGGTTCACCATAAAAATTTACCTGAAGCTATTGATCAGTTTATTCAGGATAACGGTGTTGACGCTTTGGCACTGACCACACATCGGAGAAACATACTTACCCGTTTATTTAATCCGAGCATTGCACACAAATTACTATTGCATACCAAAACACCAGTGCTTGTATTTCATGCCTAA
- a CDS encoding alpha-amylase family glycosyl hydrolase, with product MNKIKNLFFLPLLALALFSCQPAPKNQSVKADISEWTKKSVLYEVNIRQYTPEGTFKAFETHLPRLKELGVDILWIMPINPISVKNRKGSLGSYYSVQDYKAVNPEFGTLEDFKNLVNKAHELGLKVIIDWAANHTGWDNQWIVDHKDWYTQDSLGNVIPPNPDWSDIADLNFDSKPMRRAMIDAMDFWVKNTNIDGFRCDVAWGVPQDFWEAAKASLDSIKPVYMLAEDEDHPDFLKKSFKSNYAWKLHHLLNDVAQGKKTAADIQKYYTDSINKYANGSFPMQFITNHDENSWNGTEYERMGEAVKTFATLTFTVEGIPLLYSGQEAGLHKRLLFFEKDTINWSNLEMQKFFQLLTSLKHNNQALWNGSAGGSMNFVVTSAPEKVLAFTREKDNNQVLAVFNLSAEPVEANIQLAKSGEYQDYFSGETKTLENNTNVKLEKWGYKVFIRK from the coding sequence ATGAATAAAATTAAAAACCTGTTCTTTCTGCCTTTACTAGCACTGGCCTTGTTTTCTTGCCAGCCTGCACCGAAAAATCAATCGGTAAAAGCAGATATTTCTGAATGGACAAAAAAATCAGTACTGTACGAAGTGAATATCCGCCAGTACACTCCTGAAGGAACTTTCAAGGCATTTGAAACCCACCTGCCACGCCTGAAAGAATTAGGTGTTGATATTCTTTGGATCATGCCGATTAACCCAATTTCGGTAAAAAACCGAAAAGGAAGTTTGGGTTCTTATTATTCAGTTCAAGATTATAAAGCTGTTAATCCGGAATTTGGTACACTTGAGGACTTTAAAAATCTGGTGAATAAAGCGCACGAATTGGGATTAAAAGTTATTATTGATTGGGCGGCGAACCATACTGGCTGGGACAATCAATGGATTGTTGATCACAAAGACTGGTACACGCAGGATTCGTTGGGCAATGTCATTCCGCCAAATCCTGACTGGTCGGATATTGCTGACCTGAATTTTGATTCGAAACCGATGCGCCGCGCCATGATTGATGCCATGGACTTCTGGGTAAAGAATACCAATATAGATGGTTTCCGGTGCGATGTGGCCTGGGGTGTTCCTCAGGATTTTTGGGAAGCAGCAAAAGCTTCGCTTGATTCGATCAAACCAGTTTATATGCTGGCTGAAGACGAGGACCATCCTGATTTTCTCAAGAAGTCGTTTAAGTCGAACTATGCCTGGAAATTGCATCACCTTTTGAACGACGTGGCTCAAGGCAAAAAAACGGCAGCCGACATTCAGAAATATTACACCGATTCTATTAACAAATATGCGAACGGATCGTTTCCGATGCAGTTTATTACCAACCACGACGAAAATAGCTGGAATGGTACCGAATACGAACGCATGGGCGAGGCCGTTAAAACTTTTGCAACTTTGACATTTACTGTGGAAGGAATTCCTTTGCTATACAGCGGTCAGGAAGCTGGTTTGCACAAGCGGCTGTTATTTTTCGAAAAAGATACCATCAACTGGAGCAATCTGGAGATGCAAAAATTCTTTCAGTTGCTGACTAGCCTGAAGCACAATAATCAGGCTCTTTGGAATGGCAGTGCCGGTGGTTCCATGAATTTTGTGGTAACCTCAGCGCCTGAAAAGGTTTTGGCTTTCACGCGTGAAAAGGATAACAATCAGGTTCTGGCGGTTTTCAACTTATCAGCCGAACCGGTTGAGGCAAACATTCAACTCGCAAAGTCGGGTGAGTATCAGGATTACTTTTCAGGAGAAACAAAAACATTGGAAAACAATACCAATGTAAAATTGGAGAAATGGGGATATAAAGTGTTTATACGAAAATAG
- a CDS encoding MFS transporter produces MKKKPALSFWQIWNMSFGFLGIQFGFALQNANVSRIFETLGAKVDDIPILWIAAPVTGLIIQPIIGHMSDKTWNRFGRRRPYFMVGAILASLALLIMPNSPTLWIAAGLLWMMDASINVSMEPFRAFVGDMLPSEQRTTGFAMQSFFIGTGAVVASALPWIFTNWFNVSNEVVAGERIPQSVKLSFYLGGAVFLIAVLWTVFSTKEYPPEDLAEFEAEKKQSSNAVEHPIISSANLLPGFIRNGLIFLVTGILGSLLILQMGWEKELYVLSVGLGTFGLILLISAWYTRQGLVHNGLVEVITDLMNMPKTMKQLAVVQFFSWFALFAMWIYSTSAVTSHIYGTSDTASALYNEGANWVGILFATYNGFAALVAFLLPVLAKWTSRKMAHAIALVCGGIGLASFYIVKDPHMLVVSMLGVGFAWASILSMPYAILTGSLPAQKMGTYMGIFNFFIVIPQILAASILGFFTKVLFHGHAIYALILGGASLLIAAASVMFVDDVDQK; encoded by the coding sequence ATGAAGAAGAAACCTGCTTTAAGTTTTTGGCAAATCTGGAACATGAGTTTTGGTTTTCTGGGTATCCAGTTTGGCTTTGCCTTGCAAAATGCCAATGTCAGCCGGATATTCGAAACACTTGGCGCCAAAGTTGACGACATACCGATTCTTTGGATTGCCGCTCCGGTAACCGGCTTAATCATCCAGCCGATTATTGGACATATGAGCGACAAAACCTGGAATCGTTTTGGGCGTCGCCGGCCATATTTTATGGTTGGAGCCATCCTGGCATCGTTGGCTTTATTGATCATGCCCAATTCGCCCACTTTGTGGATAGCCGCCGGACTGCTCTGGATGATGGACGCATCGATCAATGTTTCGATGGAACCTTTCCGTGCATTTGTTGGCGACATGCTGCCAAGCGAGCAGCGAACAACTGGGTTTGCCATGCAGAGTTTCTTTATCGGTACAGGTGCGGTTGTGGCTTCGGCTCTTCCCTGGATTTTTACCAATTGGTTTAATGTGTCGAACGAGGTTGTTGCCGGAGAACGCATTCCACAATCGGTAAAGCTTTCGTTTTACCTCGGAGGTGCGGTTTTTCTGATAGCTGTACTTTGGACCGTTTTCTCAACCAAAGAATATCCGCCTGAAGACCTCGCCGAATTTGAAGCCGAGAAAAAGCAGTCGTCAAATGCAGTTGAACATCCAATTATTTCGTCAGCCAACCTGTTACCGGGTTTTATCCGGAATGGTTTAATTTTTCTGGTAACCGGAATTCTGGGAAGCTTGCTAATCCTCCAGATGGGCTGGGAGAAAGAATTGTATGTGCTTTCGGTTGGTCTTGGTACTTTCGGATTGATTTTACTGATTTCGGCCTGGTACACCCGTCAAGGATTGGTGCATAACGGGTTAGTTGAAGTAATTACCGATTTGATGAACATGCCCAAAACCATGAAACAATTGGCAGTTGTACAGTTTTTCTCTTGGTTTGCTTTGTTTGCCATGTGGATTTATTCCACTTCGGCAGTTACCAGTCATATTTACGGAACCAGCGACACTGCTTCGGCTCTGTACAACGAAGGCGCCAATTGGGTAGGAATTCTGTTCGCAACCTACAATGGCTTTGCCGCCTTGGTAGCGTTTTTACTTCCGGTATTGGCCAAATGGACCAGCCGTAAAATGGCTCATGCCATTGCACTGGTTTGTGGTGGAATTGGATTGGCTTCGTTTTACATCGTGAAAGATCCGCATATGCTTGTTGTGTCGATGTTGGGCGTGGGATTTGCCTGGGCCAGCATTTTATCGATGCCATATGCCATTCTTACCGGATCGCTGCCCGCTCAGAAAATGGGAACTTACATGGGAATTTTTAACTTTTTCATTGTGATTCCGCAGATTTTGGCTGCCAGTATTTTGGGGTTTTTTACCAAAGTTTTGTTTCACGGGCATGCCATTTATGCCCTGATTTTAGGTGGCGCTTCATTGCTGATTGCCGCTGCGAGTGTAATGTTTGTCGATGATGTTGATCAAAAATAA
- the pgmB gene encoding beta-phosphoglucomutase: MIEACLFDLDGVVVDTAKYHFIAWKALAEELGFEFTLEDNERLKGVSRMQSLDILLEIGGLQFSEPEKLAMAEKKNTLYVCYIEKMTPEETLPGVEKFLQELRNAGIGIALGSASKNAPMILERIQLSGMFDAIVDGNSISEAKPNPEVFLKGAEKLGVLPENCVVFEDAIAGIEAAQNANMYSVGIGDQETLGFADLVIPGFEGFTVEKLKACLPFPQKGKA, encoded by the coding sequence ATGATTGAAGCTTGTCTGTTTGATTTGGATGGGGTAGTGGTGGATACAGCCAAATACCATTTTATTGCATGGAAGGCTTTGGCCGAAGAACTGGGATTTGAATTCACTCTCGAAGATAATGAACGGTTGAAAGGCGTTAGCCGGATGCAGTCGCTCGATATTTTACTTGAAATCGGTGGTTTACAGTTTTCAGAACCAGAAAAGCTGGCGATGGCCGAAAAGAAAAACACGCTTTATGTATGTTACATCGAAAAGATGACGCCCGAAGAAACGTTGCCGGGAGTGGAGAAATTTCTTCAGGAATTAAGAAATGCCGGAATCGGGATTGCATTGGGCTCGGCCAGTAAAAATGCTCCGATGATTCTGGAACGTATTCAGCTCTCCGGAATGTTTGATGCCATTGTCGATGGTAATTCCATTTCGGAAGCTAAACCTAATCCGGAAGTATTCCTGAAAGGCGCTGAAAAATTGGGTGTTTTGCCAGAGAATTGTGTGGTATTTGAAGACGCTATTGCCGGAATTGAGGCGGCCCAAAATGCCAATATGTACAGCGTTGGAATTGGAGATCAGGAAACCTTGGGTTTTGCCGATCTGGTTATTCCTGGGTTCGAAGGATTTACGGTTGAAAAATTGAAAGCCTGCTTACCTTTTCCGCAAAAGGGGAAAGCTTAG